One genomic region from Bacillus sp. SLBN-46 encodes:
- a CDS encoding divergent PAP2 family protein, translating to MFLSFPICAALLGMLIAQFVKIPIHFLTSRELKWSLMFSTGGMPSSHTATIISLTTAIGITSGVHSNEFAIAVIVSLIVMHDAMGVRRHAGYHAEVLNTLLADFNLLIETLKNPSLKKTESRDKLKELLGHQPAEVFFGAITGIIVGYLTYLVYPF from the coding sequence ATGTTCTTATCCTTTCCCATTTGCGCTGCCCTTTTAGGGATGTTAATTGCCCAGTTCGTAAAAATTCCGATACACTTTTTAACCTCAAGAGAATTAAAATGGAGCTTAATGTTTAGTACGGGCGGAATGCCAAGTTCCCATACAGCTACCATTATTTCTTTAACTACAGCAATTGGAATTACCTCAGGGGTTCATTCCAATGAGTTCGCTATCGCGGTAATCGTCTCACTTATTGTGATGCATGATGCGATGGGGGTTCGAAGACATGCTGGCTACCACGCAGAAGTGTTAAATACATTATTAGCTGATTTCAATCTTCTCATCGAGACCTTAAAGAATCCAAGTCTAAAGAAAACAGAGTCCCGCGATAAGCTAAAGGAATTGCTAGGCCACCAGCCTGCAGAGGTGTTTTTCGGGGCGATTACAGGAATAATTGTGGGGTATTTGACTTATTTGGTTTATCCGTTTTAG